Genomic DNA from Desulfonema ishimotonii:
CTGCCGACCAGTATCCTCTTCTTCTTTTCCATCAATTTCATTACCAACAGCATCGAGTTCTGGTTCAATATCCCCATTGAACAGGCGCTGGAAAATTCCCTGAGCGTGGGCCGTCAGCTTTACACCTATGCCGAGGATCACAACCGTTTTTTCCTCAGACGGATTGCCTACCAGATCCGCACCCGGGATCTGCTGGCCCCCGGCAAAAGGGATGCGCTGGCAAAATACATCCGCATTGTCCAGCGGGAGTTCAACCTTCACGCCGTAGAGGTGTATGACGCCAGCGCCCGGCGACTGGTGTTCATACGGGCCACTCCCCTAAGAGACCTGCCGTTTCCGCCGATGCAGGCCCGGGATCTTCTGAAAAGTACCGAGGCAAAGGCAATCCGGTCGTTCTCCGAAAACAGTCCTGCCGGTGAACTCAGCCGGAGTCCGGGGGCGATCCCCTTCGGCACCACAGGCAGAGCGGTCCGGGGGTTTGTGGTGGTATCGGCCCTGCTGCCGCCCACGCTGTCCGAAAATCTGCTCTCCATCTCGCGGGGCGTGGAGGAGTACAGCCAGATCAAGCTGCTGAAACGCCCAATCCGGGTCACCTACTATCTCATTCTCTCCATCGTCTCCCTGCTGGTGGTCTTCTGTGCCATATGGTTCGGGTTCTATCTGGCCAAGTCGATCAGCGTCCCCATCAGGGAGCTGGCAGAGGGAACCCGGCGGGTGGCCGAGGGCGACCTCGGTTTCAGCATTACCCGTATGGCCGACGATGAGATCGGCAGTCTGGTGGACTCATTCAACAAGATGACCCGCGAACTCCGGGCCAACCGGAGCCAGCTGGAGCTTTCCGCCCGGATGCTCCGTCAGCAGAACACCGAAATCGAAGCCCGCCGCCAGTACATGGAGATTGTCCTGAAAAACGTCTCCACCGGCGTGATCTCCTTTGACGCCGGGGGCTTTGTCATCACCACCAACACCTCTGCCGAAAAAATGCTCAGCATCCGCTCCGACGAGATTTCCAACAAAAGTTATAAAAAACTGCTCCGGGATCAGCATCTGGAGGTGGCGGACGAGGTCATGGAAAAACTCGCGGCCTCGCGGGACAACACTGTGGAAATGCCCCTCCGGCTCACCATCTCCGGCAGGCCCCGGAGCTTTCTGGTCCACGTCAGCGGTCTCAGAAACGACGCAGGCCACCACATCGGCCTGGTGGTGGTGTTCGATGACCTCACCGATCAGGAAAAGGCCCAGCGCATGGCCGCGTGGCGGGAGGTGGCCCGCCGGATCGCCCATGAGGTCAAAAATCCCCTGACGCCCATCAGCCTTTCG
This window encodes:
- a CDS encoding sensor histidine kinase; amino-acid sequence: MMSKNRFKRRPAPRSDQDRRRRRREIFLIFAIIGVMALVTYLEKRLIYFGPNFQVSNTVLMFILININLLLLILLIFLVFRNLVKLLYDRKRKVMGAKLRTRLVIAFVSLTLLPTSILFFFSINFITNSIEFWFNIPIEQALENSLSVGRQLYTYAEDHNRFFLRRIAYQIRTRDLLAPGKRDALAKYIRIVQREFNLHAVEVYDASARRLVFIRATPLRDLPFPPMQARDLLKSTEAKAIRSFSENSPAGELSRSPGAIPFGTTGRAVRGFVVVSALLPPTLSENLLSISRGVEEYSQIKLLKRPIRVTYYLILSIVSLLVVFCAIWFGFYLAKSISVPIRELAEGTRRVAEGDLGFSITRMADDEIGSLVDSFNKMTRELRANRSQLELSARMLRQQNTEIEARRQYMEIVLKNVSTGVISFDAGGFVITTNTSAEKMLSIRSDEISNKSYKKLLRDQHLEVADEVMEKLAASRDNTVEMPLRLTISGRPRSFLVHVSGLRNDAGHHIGLVVVFDDLTDQEKAQRMAAWREVARRIAHEVKNPLTPISLSAQRLKRKYAARIDEPVFEECTRMIIDQVELIRNLVNEFSRFARFPTANPMLCDLPPIIRETVALYREGLPDILFELRMPEDLVQLNLDRQQMKQALINLIDNAISAMKHRGHITFTVTHDAILKIVRMEVADDGPGISGEDKTRLFEPYFSTKKTGMGLGLTIVSSIIADHNGMIRVQDNQPRGTKFIIELPV